From one Solanum lycopersicum chromosome 12, SLM_r2.1 genomic stretch:
- the LOC101265317 gene encoding trans-resveratrol di-O-methyltransferase-like: MALPNDNTREILAAQAHIWNHTFSYINSMSLKCAIQLGIPDIIHSHGRAMTLSDLVNALPINNNVKTLDYIFRLMRILIHGGFFNKIKVNDKEEGYLLTPASCLLLKDEPLSQVAFVQTELDQSFMDPWHSLIKWIRSDHDNSSTPFAISHGKPLFEYDETQPNINRQFNEIMASDSRLVISVLIKNCKGVFEGLKSLVDVGGGIGIVGKVLADAFREMNCIVFDLPHVIEGCEGSKNLCYVGGDMFKFIPSANAILLKWVLHDWSDEECIKILKKCKKAIPSKEKGGKVIIIDMVLMDRKIEKGDGKSYETQLFFDMLMMVHVSGKERNQQDWAKLFCSAGFSDYNIIPMLGLRSIIEVFP, translated from the exons ATGGCATTGCCTAATGACAACACTAGAGAAATACTGGCTGCTCAGGCACACATATGGAACCATACATTTAGTTACATCAACTCCATGTCACTCAAATGTGCAATTCAACTTGGAATTCCAGATATCATCCACTCTCATGGCCGAGCCATGACCCTCTCTGATTTGGTGAATGCTCTCCCCATCAATAATAATGTTAAGACCTTGGATTATATCTTCCGTCTCATGCGTATTCTAATTCATGGTGGcttctttaataaaataaaggtTAATGATAAAGAAGAGGGTTATTTACTTACTCCAGCTTCATGTCTCCTTCTTAAAGATGAGCCTTTGAGTCAAGTCGCCTTTGTACAAACGGAACTAGATCAAAGTTTCATGGATCCATGGCACTCACTTATCAAATGGATTAGGAGTGATCATGACAACTCCAGTACTCCATTTGCAATTTCTCATGGCAAACCCCTGTTTGAATATGATGAGACACAACCAAATATTAACCGtcaatttaatgaaattatggCTAGTGATTCCCGATTGGTAATAAGTGTGTTGATTAAAAATTGTAAGGGTGTTTTTGAAGGATTGAAATCATTGGTAGATGTTGGAGGTGGCATTGGAATCGTGGGTAAAGTTCTTGCGGATGCATTTCGTGAAATGAATTGCATCGTCTTTGATCTTCCACATGTAATTGAAGGATGTGAAGGAAGCAAAAACCTATGCTATGTGGGAGGAGACATGTTTAAGTTCATTCCCTCTGCCAATGCAATTTTACTAAAG TGGGTATTACATGATTGGAGTGATGAAGAATGCatcaaaatattgaagaaaTGCAAAAAAGCAATTCCTAGCAAGGAAAAGGGAGGGAAGGTGATCATTATTGATATGGTATTAATGGATCGTAAAATAGAGAAAGGAGACGGCAAGTCATATGAAACTCAACTTTTTTTTGACATGCTCATGATGGTTCATGTTTCTGGAAAGGAAAGAAATCAACAAGATTGGGCAAAACTCTTCTGCAGTGCTGGTTTTAGTGACTACAACATCATTCCTATGTTGGGATTAAGATCTATTATTGAGGTTTTCCCTTAA